From Marivirga harenae, one genomic window encodes:
- a CDS encoding 2,3,4,5-tetrahydropyridine-2,6-dicarboxylate N-succinyltransferase — MEFKEFIEKAWDNRELLKDKDTQIAVKTVVEELDHGKIRVAEPDGNGNWKVNEWIKKAVILYFPLQKMQSINVGPFEFHDKIKLKTGYEKLGVRVVPHAIARYGSFVNEGVVMMPSYVNIGAYVDSGTMVDTWATVGSCAQIGKNVHLSGGVGIGGVLEPVQAAPVIVEDNAFIGSRCIIVEGVRIGKEAVLGANVTLTASSKIIDVTGKEPVEHLGYVPERSVVIPGSFTKKFPAGEYQVPCALIIGKRKESTDKKTSLNAALRENNVAV, encoded by the coding sequence ATGGAATTTAAAGAATTTATTGAAAAGGCTTGGGACAATAGAGAATTATTAAAAGATAAAGATACACAGATAGCGGTGAAGACTGTAGTGGAGGAGTTGGACCATGGAAAAATTAGAGTTGCCGAACCTGATGGCAACGGAAATTGGAAGGTAAATGAATGGATAAAAAAAGCGGTGATCTTATACTTCCCTCTTCAAAAAATGCAATCTATAAATGTTGGCCCTTTTGAATTTCATGATAAAATAAAGCTAAAAACCGGCTATGAAAAATTGGGCGTTCGTGTGGTCCCTCATGCGATTGCTAGATATGGATCCTTCGTGAATGAAGGTGTCGTTATGATGCCATCTTATGTTAACATTGGAGCTTATGTAGATAGCGGTACAATGGTTGATACCTGGGCAACAGTAGGTAGTTGTGCGCAAATCGGAAAGAATGTGCACCTTAGTGGAGGTGTAGGAATTGGCGGAGTTTTGGAACCGGTTCAAGCTGCTCCAGTTATTGTAGAGGACAATGCATTTATTGGTTCGCGCTGTATAATTGTTGAAGGAGTTCGGATTGGAAAAGAAGCGGTTTTAGGTGCTAATGTTACTTTAACTGCAAGTTCTAAAATCATTGATGTTACTGGAAAAGAACCGGTAGAACATCTTGGATATGTTCCAGAAAGATCGGTTGTAATTCCAGGGTCTTTTACTAAAAAATTTCCAGCAGGTGAATATCAAGTTCCTTGCGCGTTGATTATTGGTAAAAGAAAGGAAAGTACGGATAAGAAGACTTCATTAAATGCGGCACTTCGAGAGAATAATGTTGCCGTTTAG
- a CDS encoding metal-dependent transcriptional regulator encodes MKKLSFAEENYLKAVYHLSNAGELDVTTNSIAEEMDTKAASVSDMLRRLSEKEMVVYRKYQGVKISEKGKIAALQVIRKHRLWEVFLVEKLKFNWDQVHEIAEQLEHIKSPLLIQRLDEFLGHPKFDPHGDPIPDENGLFKEKPQVPLAEVEISGDGIVVAVKDTNSIFLQHLDRIGIYLGAKTKVTEKVEFDGSMEILVDGKNKLFISKEVAENVLVTH; translated from the coding sequence ATGAAGAAATTAAGTTTCGCTGAAGAAAATTATCTGAAAGCTGTTTACCATCTTTCAAATGCTGGAGAGTTGGATGTTACTACCAATTCCATTGCGGAAGAAATGGACACCAAAGCTGCTTCCGTATCCGATATGTTGCGGAGACTATCTGAAAAAGAAATGGTCGTTTACCGGAAATATCAGGGCGTAAAAATTTCTGAGAAAGGCAAAATCGCTGCCTTGCAAGTCATCCGTAAGCACCGCCTTTGGGAAGTGTTCTTGGTGGAAAAATTGAAATTCAATTGGGATCAAGTGCATGAAATTGCTGAGCAATTAGAACACATTAAGTCTCCCCTATTGATCCAAAGATTAGATGAATTTTTAGGGCATCCAAAGTTCGATCCACATGGTGATCCTATTCCTGACGAAAATGGATTATTCAAAGAAAAGCCCCAAGTACCACTGGCCGAAGTTGAGATCTCAGGGGATGGAATTGTGGTGGCAGTCAAAGATACAAACTCCATATTTTTGCAACATTTAGATCGTATAGGAATTTATCTTGGAGCCAAAACTAAGGTTACCGAAAAAGTAGAGTTTGACGGTTCCATGGAAATACTCGTTGACGGGAAAAATAAATTATTCATCAGTAAAGAAGTAGCAGAAAATGTATTGGTCACTCACTAA
- a CDS encoding glycosyltransferase, with protein MDDKIKVLITSVLKPVDDVRSCYKIGQSLAQTNKYEVNIIGFDSKKKYQHENIFLHPVFKFRRNSVKRLFAPFSVLKKFIKLKPKLIIVNTPELLWVMYLIKILFGTRIIYDIQENYRLNVKYSAVDNSITKIISLLFLYFTEGASKYFVSGYFLAEDCYINQLNFFHKKPYIKLLNKSVQPIQEIDKPIIIAEGMPIKFIYSGTIGESYGTIEAVDFCKQLYKLNPKITLIIVGYSSDYKYFKLLQKECENQSFIKLIANDSPIPQTEVIDQIKNSDVALLPYHLNYNIKGRFPTKIYDYLALGIPMIIPPHTRWKAFLEKYNAGICVNYQHPNNTATILKQLYATEYYRFRPKSEIQWKSQEATLEKFIDNVLSN; from the coding sequence GTGGATGATAAAATAAAAGTATTAATCACTTCGGTTCTCAAACCTGTTGATGATGTTCGTTCTTGCTACAAGATTGGACAATCATTAGCGCAAACAAATAAATATGAGGTAAATATCATAGGGTTTGATTCAAAAAAGAAATATCAACATGAAAATATTTTTCTCCATCCTGTATTTAAATTCAGAAGAAATTCAGTAAAAAGGCTATTTGCTCCTTTTTCTGTACTCAAAAAATTTATTAAACTAAAACCTAAACTCATAATAGTCAACACACCTGAATTACTGTGGGTTATGTATTTAATCAAAATATTATTTGGTACTAGAATAATATACGACATACAGGAAAACTATAGATTAAATGTAAAATATAGTGCTGTAGATAACAGCATTACTAAAATCATCTCACTCCTATTCTTATATTTCACAGAAGGGGCTTCTAAATACTTCGTGAGCGGCTACTTCCTAGCTGAAGATTGTTATATAAACCAACTTAATTTCTTCCATAAGAAGCCTTATATCAAGCTATTGAATAAATCTGTACAACCAATACAGGAGATTGATAAACCTATTATCATAGCAGAGGGTATGCCTATAAAATTTATATATAGTGGGACCATTGGTGAGTCATATGGAACAATTGAAGCCGTAGATTTCTGTAAACAACTGTATAAACTTAATCCCAAAATTACTTTAATAATTGTAGGTTATTCATCTGATTATAAATACTTTAAATTACTACAAAAGGAATGCGAAAACCAAAGTTTTATTAAGCTAATAGCAAATGACAGCCCGATCCCGCAAACAGAAGTAATTGATCAAATCAAGAACTCTGATGTAGCCCTACTCCCTTATCATTTAAATTACAATATTAAAGGTCGCTTTCCAACTAAGATATATGACTACTTGGCACTAGGAATACCTATGATTATCCCTCCTCACACAAGATGGAAAGCTTTTTTAGAAAAATATAATGCTGGCATATGTGTTAATTACCAACATCCAAATAATACGGCTACCATTTTAAAACAACTCTATGCAACTGAATATTACAGATTTCGGCCCAAATCTGAAATTCAATGGAAAAGCCAGGAGGCAACGCTCGAAAAATTCATTGACAATGTTTTGTCTAATTAA
- a CDS encoding metal ABC transporter solute-binding protein, Zn/Mn family: MYWSLTKIVLFFFILSLSFSCTNTEKKGQQTYIVCTTGMIKDAVGNIVGNKAKVDALMGPGVDPHLYKATQGDLQKLQQADIIVYNGLFLEGKMGEILQKLKRKKTVIAMAELLPNETHLNNTEFQGAVDPHIWFDVSLWKQAIELLSFELIKTDSINQDLYRSNTEKFTYKLDSLHQAVEYQTNRIPDNKRVLVTAHDAFGYFGRAYNIEVRGLQGISTLSEFGLRDISNLVDYIATKDIPAIYTETSVSKKAIQAVLEGCRSQGHKVVIGGSLYSDAMGEVGTYEGTYIGMVDSNVEKIVSGLLIESKNIEND; the protein is encoded by the coding sequence ATGTATTGGTCACTCACTAAAATAGTACTCTTTTTTTTCATTCTTAGTTTATCATTTTCTTGTACTAATACAGAAAAAAAAGGCCAGCAAACGTATATAGTTTGTACCACCGGAATGATTAAGGACGCAGTAGGAAATATAGTTGGAAATAAAGCAAAAGTTGATGCTTTGATGGGACCTGGTGTGGATCCTCATTTGTACAAAGCTACCCAAGGTGATTTGCAAAAATTACAACAAGCAGATATCATTGTTTATAACGGCCTATTTTTGGAAGGAAAGATGGGGGAAATCCTTCAGAAGCTCAAGAGAAAAAAGACAGTTATTGCGATGGCTGAACTACTTCCAAATGAAACTCATCTGAATAATACAGAGTTTCAAGGTGCCGTTGATCCGCATATTTGGTTTGATGTAAGTTTATGGAAACAAGCCATTGAATTACTAAGTTTTGAATTGATAAAGACCGACAGCATTAATCAAGATCTCTATCGTTCTAATACCGAAAAATTTACGTACAAATTGGATAGTCTACATCAAGCTGTTGAATACCAAACTAATAGAATTCCAGATAACAAAAGAGTTTTAGTCACTGCTCATGATGCCTTTGGTTATTTTGGAAGGGCTTACAATATAGAAGTACGAGGTTTACAAGGCATCTCAACCCTTTCAGAGTTTGGCTTGCGGGATATTAGTAATTTGGTGGATTACATAGCAACAAAAGATATCCCAGCTATTTATACTGAAACATCCGTTTCTAAAAAAGCAATTCAAGCCGTTTTAGAAGGCTGTAGAAGTCAGGGTCATAAGGTTGTTATTGGTGGAAGTTTATATTCTGATGCTATGGGAGAAGTGGGGACCTATGAAGGGACCTATATTGGAATGGTTGATTCAAATGTAGAAAAGATTGTCTCTGGATTATTGATAGAATCAAAAAATATAGAAAATGATTAG